The genomic interval ATAAGATCCATCACGAATTCGTCACACCCACCGCCATCGCCGCGCTTTATGCCCATCCTTTGGAATTCATCGTGGCGAATTCCCTGCCGGTCATGGCCGGACCCTTCCTGCTCGTTGCCGCCGGACTGCCCGTTCATATCGGAACGCTCTGGCTCTGGCTCGTCATTCGCGTGCTGGAAACCCTGGATGGACACAGCGGCTATGATTTCCGGCTGTGGTTCCCGCATAAGCTTATCTATGGAGCCGGGGCCCGGCCTCATGATGCTCATCATTCCAAATTCAATGGGAACTTCGCCTCGTTCTTTCATCACTGGGATAAGCTCCACGGGTCCACGCTCGAAGTCAAAGCCCGCCCGAACCCGGCGGCGAAGGAGGGCGTGACACTCGCCGAGTCATGAAAAAAAAGAGCTGAGGTCGCCCTCAGCTCGCTCAAGTTT from Oligoflexus sp. carries:
- a CDS encoding sterol desaturase family protein, with the translated sequence MNNFWMFWGGTSAVLIGTFWAGVGVYTLMDRKKWAARFKIQANRYAADKQVKKAARVILRHQIFILLPLLLLSYPFFARLGMNFSWTELPAWWVVALQIPCFMLIEDFLFYWAHRFFHRPALYKKIHKIHHEFVTPTAIAALYAHPLEFIVANSLPVMAGPFLLVAAGLPVHIGTLWLWLVIRVLETLDGHSGYDFRLWFPHKLIYGAGARPHDAHHSKFNGNFASFFHHWDKLHGSTLEVKARPNPAAKEGVTLAES